The following proteins are co-located in the Paralichthys olivaceus isolate ysfri-2021 chromosome 10, ASM2471397v2, whole genome shotgun sequence genome:
- the LOC138411943 gene encoding titin-like, which produces MVRNLAFSSSTVTVEEETQQSFFTGLTVPDKTRTLELKPESKCFLSSLEKKKEKPVFISKLSPTVVTVGETAVFSVKVSGFPKPTIQWFHNGQTITSSSVYTFIREQDEYSLVIHEVQREFEGEYSCTVSNRFGQSTCTSYLHVQLMKQERVEKAAGTTRKPPKFIQTIECGELCEGGEVFFKYAVTGDPLPEVQWLKGSFHIQPSGFCIIVNNPDGSGFINIKSVKQEHSGIYTCKASNKYGEESCSAKLLVFREKVQDEPSIVMKTKGLKISMTEQTTGSRLQQERSRSDQMIYTISTDDRQIIPSEEVGTLRELDISAATLHREQLPQQAAVLQSHEVQERVCLAPTRPPQVSAVPMRQLHMATFLSSVHEKQKITEQHSERILSPELLELELAKEQPSKLMSATSEEFLPLTTVRAEVLMDQAPEHMKTSTEPRQCVSGPQIQSTLSILNERSGVVQRPEEERSFRITEGVKVLYSAQSTGQLPITERHSEPLPALGSATKPVAEKEQYRPVVAPVSETTVTLSKEQEINIYRPEQKSIIAREDVVYKSAIAAEEKYKLQAEQVGHVPGIDSSVCVQLEREGERLLNLQLISDQNVLQSEGRFSSKKPVSEQAATRTSPTLVHSVTQEEQRTVVCETTSDFKTKMDATSIQPKKELPQTKYLQSVNSLSVLPKEGILSITKPDQQVAIPKQEKSRRHAATSEERRMITAAYHKDLDLKVSRVQSQQRTEPRPPNILTVSSQPMQLPKEMPFSADMKQQRALVQREDYWKIIQSLIVTDTQTLEEGHTISLKTDEKFSLEMKVEPKIPKKPVFIEEKGIATESCTVLEAAEQDFAVQIQEGQSVRQSVLLEEKQVIVGEQSTEIHKSKGSAVSVMMQPEGLLFVHESQDALTLPKELNFVIQIPKSSNVNMRCQLRDALQSAVATDQPLLLADVLGRLEAVEMQEVKVQREPKRAMHTYLITTTGAPMEITLSFVGEYPQVADLRSELQVALHAIVFQEQQSLTSEQPGTMQIEKPHKVLVSSAASEEVLSSVVDTVMVEESAARLPPAVSQSAAVRTEARAFFQSATVQTPSEIQESKQVSRKTQKSERDVTADETTTVSVAQHRLDTFVHRKTREEYLSEVIMISESSDSLIDHPVVVKSLEDIHAEENGKAVFTATIKYVTHVNWFFNGQLLKSGKEFECSKDHNTYTLVINKVVKERHQGEYVCEAENEVGRTTTSSRLTVASQGLMMDDSLSSSTNSAHSVVRKP; this is translated from the exons ATGGTAAGAAATTTag CTTTCTCTAGCTCCACCGTCACAGTGgaagaggaaacacagcagTCGTTCTTCACCGGCCTCACAGTTCCAGACAAAACCAGAACACTTGAACTCAAACCAGAGTCTAAATGTTTCCTGAGCtctttggagaagaaaaaagaaaagccggTGTTCATCAGCAAACTTTCTCCAACAGTTGTGACTGTCGGAGAAacagctgtgttttctgtcaaagTATCAGGTTTCCCAAAACCCACAATCCAGTGGTTCCACAACGGGCAGACGATAACCAGTTCATCTGTGTACACGTTCATTCGGGAGCAAGATGAGTACAGTTTGGTCATTCACGAAGTTCAGAGGGAGTTTGAGGGAGAGTACTCATGTACAGTCAGCAACAGATTTGGTCAGTCCACTTGCACTTCTTATCTGCATGTTCAGCTGATGAAACAGGAACGAGTGGAAAAAGCTGCTGGAACAACTAGGAAACCCCCAAAGTTCATACAAACAATAGAGTGTGGTGAGTTGTGTGAGGGAGGTGAGGTCTTCTTCAAGTACGCTGTGACCGGAGATCCACTCCCTGAGGTTCAGTGGCTCAAAGGCAGTTTCCACATTCAGCCCAGTGGGTTCTGTATCATTGTGAACAATCCAGATGGGTCaggttttattaatattaagaGTGTCAAACAAGAACACAGTGGCATCTACACCTGTAAGGCCTCCAACAAATATGGGGAGGAGTCTTGTTCTGCCAAGCTGCTGGTGTTCAGGGAGAAGGTTCAGGACGAACCGTCGATAGTGATGAAAACTAAAGGTCTGAAAATATCCATGACTGAACAAACCACAGGATCCAGGTTACAGCAGGAAAGAAGCCGGTCGGATCAGATGATTTACACAATCAGTACTGACGACCGGCAGATTATTCCAAGCGAAGAGGTGGGAACGCTCAGAGAGCTTGACATCTCTGCTGCTACTCTTCATCGAGAGCAGCTCCCCCAGCAGGCAGCAGTGTTGCAGTCTCATGAAGTACAGGAGAGGGTTTGTTTGGCTCCtactcgtcctcctcaggtcTCAGCTGTTCCTATGAGACAGCTTCATATGGCCACGTTCTTGTCTTCAGTGCACGAGAAACAAAAGATCACTGAGCAGCACTCGGAGAGGATTCTTAGCCCTGAGCTACTTGAACTTGAGTTAGCCAAAGAGCAGCCATCAAAACTCATGTCGGCTACATCTGAAGAGTTTCTCCCGCTCACCACAGTGAGAGCTGAGGTCTTGATGGACCAGGCTCCAGAACATATGAAGACCTCCACTGAGCCTAGGCAGTGTGTTAGTGGTCCCCAAATCCAGTCCACTCTATCCATCCTCAATGAAAGGTCAGGTGTGGTGCAAAgaccagaggaagagaggagctTTAGAATCACAGAGGGGGTAAAAGTTTTATACTCGGCTCAGTCCACAGGGCAACTGCCAATCACAGAGAGGCACTCTGAGCCTTTACCAGCTTTAGGCTCAGCTACCAAACCTGTCGCTGAGAAAGAGCAGTATAGACCAGTTGTCGCTCCAGTGAGTGAAACTACAGTGACTTTATCTAAAGAGcaggaaataaacatttacagACCAGAGCAAAAGAGCATAATTGCACGTGAAGACGTAGTGTATAAGTCAGCTATAGCTGCTGAAGAGAAATACAAACTCCAGGCTGAACAGGTAGGACATGTGCCAGGTATagattcatctgtgtgtgtgcagcttgagCGAGAGGGCGAGAGACTCCTGAACCTGCAGCTTATCAGTGACCAGAATGTTTTACAGTCTGAGGGCAGGTTCAGCAGCAAGAAGCCTGTTTCAGAGCAGGCAGCGACAAGGACAAGTCCAACTCTGGTGCATTCAGTGACTCAAGAAGAGCAGAGGACTGTTGTTTGTGAGACAACCTCTGACtttaaaacaaagatggacgccaCATCAATTCAGCCAAAGAAAGAGTTACCACAAACAAAATACCTTCAGTCAGTTAATTCTTTATCAGTCTTACCAAAAGAAGGCATACTTTCTATCACTAAACCTGACCAACAGGTGGCGATACCTAAACAAGAAAAGAGTAGAAGGCATGCAGCTACCTCAGAAGAAAGACGAATGATCACAGCAGCGTATCACAAAGATCTTGATTTGAAAGTGAGCAGGGTGCAGTCACAGCAGCGCACAGAGCCCAGACCTCCCAACATCCTCACTGTCTCCTCTCAGCCCATGCAGCTCCCAAAGGAGATGCCTTTCTCTGCTGACATGAAACAGCAGAGGGCGCTAGTCCAGAGAGAGGATTACTGGAAAATCATACAGTCTTTGATTGTCACAGACACTCAGACTCTGGAGGAAGGTCACACCATTAGTCTTAAAACTGATGAGAAATTCAGCCTTGAGATGAAAGTTGAGCCCAAAATCCCCAAAAAGCCTGTTTTCATAGAGGAGAAGGGCATTGCCACTGAGAGCTGTACTGTTTTAGAAGCTGCAGAGCAGGACTTTGCAGTCCAGATCCAAGAGGGACAGTCAGTCCGGCAGTCAGTGTTGCTGGAAGAAAAGCAGGTGATTGTTGGAGAGCAGTCAACTGAGATCCATAAATCTAAAGGTTCAGCTGTCAGCGTGATGATGCAGCCTGAAGGACTCCTGTTTGTCCACGAGTCTCAGGACGCTCTGACTCTACCTAAAGAGCTCAACTTTGTTATTCAGATCCCAAAATCATCTAATGTGAATATGCGCTGTCAGCTCAGAGACGCTCTGCAGTCTGCTGTGGCCACTGACCAGCCACTGTTACTGGCTGATGTTCTCGGTAGGTTAGAGGCTGTGGAGATGCAGGAGGTGAAGGTTCAACGAGAACCAAAACGAGCCATGCACACTTATCTGATCACAACCACAGGTGCTCCCATGGAGATCACTCTGTCATTTGTGGGTGAATACCCTCAGGTAGCTGACCTCAGGTCTGAACTCCAGGTTGCTCTGCATGCGATTGTTTTCCAGGAGCAACAAAGTCTTACATCAGAGCAGCCAGGTACCATGCAGATCGAAAAGCCTCATAAAGTGCTGGTCAGCTCAGCAGCATCTGAAGAGGTGCTGTCCTCTGTGGTGGACACTGTGATGGTGGAAGAGAGTGCAGCTAGGCTTCCTCCTGCTGTGTCTCAGTCTGCAGCCGTTAGAACTGAAGCCAGGGCATTTTTCCAAAGTGCAACAGTTCAGACTCCATCAGAGATCCAGGAGTCTAAACAGGTGAGCAGGAAGACACAGAAGTCAGAGAGGGATGTCACTGCTGACGAGACCACCACTGTCTCTGTGGCCCAACATCGACTGGACACTTTTGTCCACAGAAAGACCAGAGAGGAGTATCTCTCAGAGGTGATCATGATCAGTGAGTCCTCGGACAGTCTGATAGATCATCCTGTTGTCGTTAAGTCTCTAGAAGACATTCATGCTGAGGAAAATGGCAAGGCTGTTTTTACTGCAACCATAAAGTATGTCACCCACGTAAACTGGTTTTTCAATGGGCAACTTTTAAAATCTGGCAAAGAGTTCGAGTGTTCCAAAGaccacaacacatacacactagtTATCAACAAGGTTGTGAAGGAGAGGCATCAAGGAGAATATGTCTGTGAGGCCGAGAATGAAGTCGGCAGGACGACGACGTCTTCAAGActcactgtggcctcacaagGTTTGATGATGGACGattctttatcatcatcaactAACTCAGCACATTCTGTTGTCCGCAAACCTTAG